In the genome of Chryseobacterium sp. 52, the window TATAGTCACCACACGAGATCTTATCATGTTTCAGGAATTTCTCTCCGGTATCTTTATTGAGGTAGGATTTTTTGAAATCGTTTTTAAAATCGCTTTTTGAAAGCTTGATCTCTATTTCATGGCTGAATCCTTCAGAATCTATAAACAGCATATCCGCTTCCCAGTCGGCCTGGAAATAGTTTGTCAGTACAATTTCTTTTTCAAAATCGCAGTGAGAATGGATATAGGCATGAACAAGTTCTTCTATCTTCAGCATGACAATTAAAGTTTACATTGAGATTTACTTTTTCTGAAGTTCCACGACACCGTAATGCAGCCATATTCCAAAAACACCTGTTTTGGTAAGATAGGTTTCTTCTTTCCCGAATGTAACGGTAGTATTGGGTTGTGTCTGACAAATAAAAAAATGTCCGCCATCAATACAGTCCATCTTCCCTTGCTTGTGCAGATCGGTCCAGCCAAATTCTTCATAGGCATCTTCTTTATTTTCTACATCAAATAAAAACCGCTTAACTGTGATTTTATCCTTACCCCCATCTCTTTTTGAGATCATGGACCAACGGGCTAAATCTGATTCTTCCTTAGATGGAATTTCATCAGGATCAGCCTCTTTAATTCTTGTAATAATCAAAGTATCTTCGGTCTTGGAACCTTCTCTGTTAAGTGTATTAACAATATAATTTCCCGACCAGATATCCTTTTCTGTCTTTTTTTGAGCAGATAACAGAGTAGATACCCCTATCAACATTAAAAATATAAAGAAACTTTTTACCTGGTCCGTCATAAGAAATCGTTATTTGTTTGAATCTGAATTTTAAGAGACCAATAAACTGCATCCACGGATATCAGAGTGGTCTATTCTACCCAATACCTGGAATTTATCTTCTGCAAGCGTTTTACCCAGATCCTGTGTGGCAATGAAACAACATGAATGGATATTGGCGAGATCAATAATATTTACAGCTCCGGTTCTCCCCTCTTCTTCATAGGAAAAAGGATCTTCTGCATTCCGTACTAATATTTTCATCCAGTTTGGACATTTATATTCATTATTTCCAAGAGAATACGCCTGTGAGAGCAATTCCGTCATTGAATATTCTGAATAGATTTTATCTGTTTTGAATCCTGTTTGCAGAATTTTCAACAGTTCATCTTTGGTCATTTCTTCTTTTCTGCCCTTCATCCCTCCGGTTTCTATAACTGTCAGATTCTGTGATTCAGCCATGGAGAAGTTAAGAGATTCAACGGTATCCAGAAAGTCAAGCAGAGCAAAAGAGACTCCGAAAAGAATGACTTTCTTGTCTTTCAAACTATTTAAAAGCTCAAATAATTCGGAATGATTGTAAAGAAAATATCCGTTTTCGGGTTTTGCAGATTTCTTCATCAGATAATCTACCATATAGATCAGAGAAGAATTCTGTTTCTCCAGATAGCTTGGAAGCAGTCCCAGGAAAATAAAATCTTCCGGCTTTCCTATAAACTGTTCAAAACTCTTATAAATGCTCTCTTCATAGAGATCAGGATCTGCAATAAAGTGTTTTGAAAGATTCATTTGTGTAGTTCCTGAGCTCTGAAAAAACAGATCTGCCGTTGCCTCTTTATTCAGAATCTGATGATTTTTAAACATTTCTATCGGCAGGAAAGGAATTTTGGTCAGACTGCGAACCTCATCAGGATTTATTTTCAGAAAATCCACGAACTTTCTATATATCTCAACATTTTCATACTGATAATGAAAAGCTGCCAACGATGCATCCAGGAAATCCTGTTCTGTCTGTATGCTGAATATATTTTTCAATTTATATAAGACTATTTTCAACCTATTACATACTCATAATGAGAAATTTACGTAAAAGATTTATTTTTTTAATATTTTTTTAACCGAAGAAGTATACTTTGGTCAACTTCTTGCAATTATTAATTCGGAATATGGATTAAAAACAAGAGTGGACTTCGGTTCATTCGAAGATTACCTCTCTCAGGGGTAATTTTTTTTTGTGCCGTCTTTAAAAGTTTTCAGTTCAAAATCCTTCTCAAAAACGCCATAGGTAAAATAGGAGATCCAGTCTCCCAGATTGATATATTTCGCTTTCTGCTCCATATCCAGCACCATCGGAAGATGGCGGTGACCGTAAATAAAATAATCAATTTCCTGCGTCTTCAGTTTTTCTTTTGAATAAATGATCAGGAACTCTTTCTCTTCTCCTAAAAATGCTTTGTCCTCTTCTCCGGAGATCATTTTATTTTTCTGGGAAAGATACAATGCGAGCTTCATGGCAATATCCGGATGCAACCATTTGAAAAACCATTGTGCCACAGGATTTGTGAACAGTTTTTTCATTCTTTTATAGCCTTTATCACCAGGTCCGAGGCCATCTCCATGGGCCAGCAAAAACTGTTTTCCACCCATTTCAAAATACTGTTTCTTATAAAAAACAGTACATCCTATTTCTTCTTCCAGATAGTCTTTCATCCAAAGATCATGGTTTCCTACAAAGAAATAGATATGGATTCCCCTGTCTTTCAGTTCGGCTATTTTTCCGAGAACACGTACATATCCTTTTGGGATAACATGTTTCCATTCATGCCAGAAATCAAAAAGATCCCCCATTAAAAACAAAACCTGAGCATCTTCCTTGATCTCGTCCATCCAGCGGATAAACTTTTCTTCACGCACTTTGCTCTCCTTAGGATTGGGAGCGCCAAAATGCTGATCTGAAGCAAAATACACCTTTTTTCCAGGTTCTAAATTAATAATTGTTTTTAACACCGGTCTGAATTTTTATTGGTGAGTTACTGTTACTTATTATCTTCTGCGAACCATTCTCCATAAGAGTTTTCTGTTTCGTGAAGTTTAAGGTAGGCCAGAGAAACCTCAGCCGGAAGTTTAGATTTTATTTTTGCGGCAATAGCATAGAGCATATTCTCACAGGTAGGCTGGAAACTGCAGTAGATCACTTTGTGTCCTTTATTTTCAAGATCTTCACCTAATTCTTTGTGTGGAGACAATGCATTCACAAGAACCGCATGATCCCAAAGATCCACAATCTCAGATTTTACGATACTTTTAATATCTCCGAAATCTACAACCATCCCGTTTTTGGAATTTTCCAAATCATTAATCACCTTTCCTTTTACCGTTACAAACAGTTTATAGGAATGTCCGTGCATATTTTTACATTTCCCATCATAGTTGTACAGCACATGAGCTGTTTCGAATGTGAAAATTTTTGTAATACGTATCATGGTACAAAGATATGACAAAACATAATTATAAGTAGTGTATTAAATCCGGAAAAAGAAATAGTGTGCTGCCTTTTTATCTGGTAATCTCATTGTATTCCTGAACAGAGATTTTATAAAATCAAGTTCCCGTTTTTAAAATAATAACCGTTTAACCATTTTTTTTGATTTTTTTTTTGCAACTCTGAAGTTGCAAAAATGAATTAACTAATTATTTAAAATAATAGTAAGAATTAATACAAAATCAAGAATTTAAAAATAAAATAATTTAAAAAAATCACCGAACCCCTTGTTTTACCATGCATTACATTAATTTAAAATGAGTAGATTTTAATTAATATCCTATATTTGTGAAATAAGATCACAAAAAAAATTATCATTTGTATTAATATAAAAATTAATCAATTGCCTGGAAAAGTAAGGCAATTTTACCTCAAAAAAAATATTATGAAAAAAAAACTATTATTTTGTCTGTCATTGCTGGCTGCCACATTGGTAAGCGCTCAAAATGACAATTGCTCAGGAGCAACATCACTCACTGTAAGTACGACTTTTACATCAGGAGCTATTACTTCCACTAACACAGGAGCCATTACGGATGGCTCACTTCCGTCCTGTAATGGCGACGCAGTCGAAAATGTATGGTTTAGCGTAGTTGTTCCGGCAAGTGGAAACCTTAAGATAGAAACCCGCGAGGTTACAGGGTCTTCTTTCGATGATTCGGTACTTACCGTTTACAGCGGAAGCTGTGGTTCCTTAACAGAGATTGATTGTAATGATGATGGAGGTGATGGTTATTTTTCGCTTCTTTCATTAACCGGACAGACTCCCGGTGCAACTCTTTATGTAAGTGTATGGAAATATAATTCTAATACAAGTAACGGGGAATTCCAGATTTCTGCATATAATCCTTTACCCCCTGCTAATGATAATTGTTCAGGAGCTACCCTACTAACGGTAGGGACAAATTTTGCTTCAGGAACAGTGACTTCCAACAATAACGGAGCCACTACAGACAGCGCTCTTCCTTCCTGTAATTCGGATGCCACTGAAAATGTATGGTTTAGTGTTGTGGTTCCACAGAGCGGTAATATCACCATAGAAACCAGAGAAGATTCAAGTTCTTCATTTGGAGACTCCTCGCTTTCCATATATAGTGGAACCTGTGGCTCTTTAACTGAAATTGGGTGTAATGATGACGGCGGTGACGGTCTTTTCTCACTGATTGCATTAACGGGACAAACTCCGGGAGCTACATTATACATCAGTGCATGGAAATATGATTCTGGTGAAGCGAGTGGAGACTTCCTGATTTCAGCATACGACAGTACTTCACTGTCTACCCATGAAGTGGCTGACAACAGAAAAAAGATCAGCGCGGCTCCAAATCCTTTCACGGATCTTCTTACCATTTCAGATATATCCGAAGTAAAATCAATCAATGTAACTGATGTTTCAGGTAAACTGGTTAAAGTCATTGAAAAACCATCTGCATCACTCTATCTTGGTGATCTAAAAGAGGGTGTCTATTTTATTTCCTTAAAAATGAATAATGGAAGTATAAAAACCCTGAAAACGATAAAAAAATAAATCATCTTTAATCCATAGAAAAGGCTGCCAGTGGCAGCCTTTTCTATGGATTATTGTTCATATTTTATGATTCAAAGATTAAAATTTCCACAAAAACAAAAAAGAGGGGGAACTATTTATTGATCGCTTCCAGCCAACTCTCGTTCAATCGCTTCACTTTTTTCGTCTGCTTATCGATTAAAACCCACAGGGTAAGTGAATCTACAACCAACTGATCATTGCAATAAAACTCAACTTTTCTGGGTTGCCTGATTCCTTCCGGAGCTTTAGGATATGTTTTAACAGTAATGGTATCCCCTAAATATACCTGTTTTTTGTATTGAATATGGTGATCGAGCAGCATCCAGATATCATCGGGACAATCCGTTTTATGTCTTACCAGATCCCAGTGTTCAGCAGCAATTTCTTCTACCCAGCTTACATACTGTACATTATTAACGTGTTTATTCTGATCTATATTTTCTTCAGTTACTTTGATCTGTTTTTCATATACTAGGCTCATCTTTCTCCAAAATTTACTCAAAAATAAGGCATAAAAAACAAAAACTCCTCAAAAACGGGATGACCTTTCCACGACTGACATAAAATTATTTTTATTCTGATCACAAAAAAAACGGAATCAGATGTCTGATCCGATTCCGTTTTAAATATGGTATTTAATATTATTATTTAGACTTTCCAGCCGGTTTAGCAGTTGTTGCTGCAGCACCTAATTTAGTTTTTACAGCAGATGTGATATCCTCGCTTCCATCTGTGTATACAAGATTATTAGCTCCTTGCCCTAACGAAGTATCAAACACATAGCTTAAACTTCTTTCCTTAGCTACCGCAGAGATCGTGTTTTGTACTTTTTGCTGTAATGGAGTAAAAAGCTCAGTCTGCTTAGCAGAAATCTCCTTAGCTGCCTGCCCTCTTGCATCTTCTATCTTTTTGCCCAATGTCTGTAATTCTGTTTGTGCAGCGATCAGTTCTTTAGTCACAGCTTCTTTATTAGCCTCACTTAAGGTTTTTTCTTTATCCTGTGCTGCTTTTAGTTTAGTCTGATATTCTCCAATCAATTTTTCAATTTCAGTTTGCTTGGTTTTAGTCAGGTTATCAATCGTTGCAGTTACCGTTTTCACTTCAGACATACTTGCAAAAATATCATCAGAGTTCACATGACCGATTTTTTGTTGAGCATGAGCAGCATTAGCAGTTAGCGTCAACCCTGCTGCCATAAAAAATACTTTAATTAAATTCATTTTGTTAATAATTGTTTTACAGAAATTGTTTTTTCGTGTTCAAATATAATACAAATTTTCATTACTCTTTTAATCTTTACTCTCTATCAAAAGCCTTGAAAAATGAGGAAAGAAAAATTGAACTTCAAATCAACAAAAAGTCTCCTCAAAACTGAGAAGACTTTCAAATAATATCTATAATATGGAAAACACTGATCGTTAATGAAACTGTGCTGTTTCCGTAGAATCTTTCATAGCGACTGTTGCGGAAGACCCGTTGGTAACCACATTCTGCACCTCGTCAAAATACCCTGTTCCTACAAAAGACTGGTGTTTCACCGCTCTGAATCCTTTTTGCTGCAAGGCAAATTCGCGTTCCTGAAGTTCAGAATATCCTGCCATTCCTCTTTCTTTGTACGCTAAAGCCAATTCAAACATTGCGGTATTCAGCGCATGGAAACCTGCCAGTGTGATAAACTGAAATTTATAGCCCATTTTTGCAAGTTCTTCACGGAAATTAGCCATTTCCTCCACACTCAGTCTTGCCGCCCAGTTGAATGATGGCGAACAGTTATAAGCCAACATCTTCCCGGGAAACTGAGCATGAATTCCTTCTGCAAATTTTCTCGCCTGTTCCAGATCAGGATTGGACGTTTCCATCCAAATCAGATCTGCGTAGGGAGCGTAGGATAAGCCTCTGTCTATTCCCTGCTCTACTCCGTTGTTCACCACATAAAAACCTTCGGAAGTTCTTTCTCCGGTCACAAATCTTCTGTCTCTCTCATCAATATCCGAAGTCAAAAGATCCGCTGCATCTGCATCTGTTCTTGCAATAATGATACTCGGTACCCCCAATACATCTGAAGCCAGACGGGCTGCAACCAGTTTATTAATAGCTTCCTGAGTAGGAACCAAAACTTTTCCGCCCAGATGCCCGCATTTTTTTGCCGAAGAAAGCTGGTCTTCAAAATGTACGGCTGCTGCTCCTGCTTCGATCATCTGTTTCATCAGTTCAAAAGCATTCAGGTTTCCACCGAATCCGGCTTCAGCATCTGCAATAATCGGAACCAGGTATTCTTTATCTCCGTTTCCACTCACCGACTGGATCTGATCTGCTCTTAATAAAGCATTATTGATTTTTTTCACCACAGAAGGCACTGAATTCGCAGGATACAGTGACTGGTCAGGGTACATTTCTCCTGATAGATTAGCATCTGCAGCAACCTGCCATCCTGAAAGATAGATCGCTTCCAACCCTGCGTCTACTTCCTGAACCGCCTGATTTCCTGTCAAAGCACCCAGTCCGGCTACATAATCCTGGTTATTTAATTTCTCCCAGAATTTATTGGACATTTCTGTCGCAATGGTATAATCAATTTTATAAGAGCCGCGAAGCTTTAATACTTCTTCAGCTGTATACGTTCTTTTTACTCCGGTCCAGCGTGGATTGTTCAGCCACTCCTGTTCTATAGCATGGATCTGTTCTTGTCTTGTTTTCATAATATTTGGATTTATTGTTTTAATCAGGGATTTGAATAGGTTTTAGTGTAATAGTGTATGAAGACTGTGAGTTATAGATTACGGTTTGAGCCTTTTTAGACTAATTTTTTGCCGTTTTCCAATACCGAAATACTCCTAATCAATAAACGGATACGCTTTCAAAGTCAGAAATTCTTCGAACTTCACTGAGAATACCAGCTCATTAAAAAGTTCTTTCGCGAGATTGAATTTTCCTTTTCTGAAACGTTCTTCGCCTACATATTTTTCGATACGGTCTATTTCTTCAGCCTCCCACTGGAGAATCATTTCACGGTTCAATGTCCGGCCATCATCAAGTTTGGCTTCATTTTTCAGCCATTGCCAGAGCTGTGTTCTTGAAATCTCTGCTGTTGCAGCATCTTCCATCAGATTATAAATAGCTGCTGCACCAACTCCCATTAACCAACTTTCCAGGTACAGAATACCGACATTGATATTCTTCCGTACGCCTTTTTCGGTGATTTCACCTTTTGGAATCTCCAGCAGATCTGTTTCATTGATATGGTATTCAAATTTTTTATCGATCTGATTTTGTGTCGGCATATACTGATCAAAAATATCTTTCGCGACAGAAATTAATGCCGGATGTGCCACCCAGGTTCCATCATGGCCGTTTTTCACCTCCCGCTTCTTATCATTACGTACTTTTTCAAAAGCGATACTGTTGGCTTCATAATTATCTTTCACAGGGATCTGAGCTGCCATTCCCCCAATTGCATGAACGTTCCTTTTGTGACAGATCTCAATCACTCTTTTTGAATAGGCTTCCATAAAAGGAGATGCCATCGTCACCTGATCTCTGTCCGGAACCATAAATTCGGGAAGGTTTCTAAACTTTTTGATAAATGAAAAAATATAATCCCATCTTCCGCAGTTCAGGCCGGCACTGTGCTCTTTTAATTCAAATAAAATTTCATCAATCTGAAATGAAGCGGTAATGGTTTCGATCAAAACAGTTGCTTTGATGGTTCCTGTAGGAATTTCCAGATAATTTTGGACAAAAACAAAGACCTCATTCCACCAGCGGGCTTCTTGATAATGTTCTAATTTCGGAAGATAAAAATAGGGACCGGTTCCGTTTTTCAGCAACTGTTCTGCATTCAGGAAAAAGTAAATTCCAAAATCAGTCAGTGATCCTGATGCTTCTTCCCCATTAATTTCGATATGTTTTTCCGGAAGGTGAAGCCCTCGTGGGCGCACCTGAAGAACAGCTGTTTTTTCATTAAGTGTATATGTTTTTCCATTTTCGGCAGTGAAATCTATTGTATTTCTTATGGCATCTGCCAGATTTATCTGTCCCTGAATACAGTTTTCCCAGGTAGGCGAACTGCTGTCTTCAAAATCAGCCATAAAAGTCAGAGCTCCTGAATTCAATGCATTAATGATCATTTTCCGGTCTACCGGTCCGGTAATCTCTACCCTTCTGTCTAACAGATCAGCAGGAAGTGGCGCACAGGTCCAGTTTCCGTTTCTCACCTCTTCCGTTTCTGGCAAGAACCCGGGAAGATCTCCTTTATCAAAAAATTGCTGTGTTTTTTTTCTTTCTTCCAGAAGTGTGAGTCTTTTCTGATTGAAATTCTGATGAAGTGCAACCAGAAAATCGGTCAATTCCGGAGTGAAAATCTCTTCAAACTGCTTCTGAGCTTTTATTTTTAATTGGGTTTTGGTTTCCATAACCTGTTGATTTTGTGATTTGATGTTACAAACATAAATAAAAATTTTCACACACAGCGAACGTTCGCTAAATATTTTTAAAAATTATTATGCGAATAATCGCATCCAATTATTTATATTTGAATATGAATTCAGAAAGCGATTTTATCAAAACGGTTTTCGGGCTTAAGCTCAAGCAGCTGAGACAAAAGAAAAACTGGTCTCTACAGGATCTTGCAGTAAAGACCGGTCTGTCAAAGTCTTATTTAAATGAAATTGAAAACGGAAAAAAATATCCGAAGCATGATAAAATCATTCAGCTTTCAGAATCGCTGAGCTGTACTTTTGATGAATTGGTTTCCACGAAACTTGATAAAAGTTTAGCTCCCTTCAACGAAATTCTTCAGTCGGATTTCTTTAAAGAAGTCCCGTTGGATCTCTTTGGCATCAGCAAAAACAACCTTATCAGCATTATCAGTGATGCTCCTAAAAAAGTAACCGCTTTCATCAATGCCCTGATTGAGATTTCACAGAATTATAATTTAGGAAAAGAACGTTTTTATTTTGCCGTATTGCGATCTTTTCAAGAACTGTACGATAATCATTTTCCAGAAATAGAGGAAAAAACAGTAGAATTTATTAAAGAAAACGGTCTGGATATCAGCAAAGATCTGAGGGCTTCTGTTTTAGAAAAAATTCTTATTGAAAAGTTTCATTACACCATCAGATCTGAGGATTTTGAACAGTTTGGAACATTGGACAACCTACGTTCCCTCTTTATTCCCGAACAGAAACTCTTACTTTTAAATCAAAAACTTGAAAAAGACCAAAGAACATTTATTCTGGCCAAAGAAATAGGATTCAATGTTTTGGAATTAAAAATCCGTCCGAATACTTATTCATGGCTGGATTTTGGAAGTTTTGAGGAAATTCTGAACAATTTTTACGCTTCTTATTTCGCCGGAGCTTTATTGATTTCAAAGAAACAAGCTCTTGAAAAAACATCGGAATTTCTTCTCCAGCATACATGGGAACCAAAGAGTTTTGAGGAGCTGATCGAAAGTTTTACAGATTCCCCTGAAACTTTTTATTACCGACTCACCAACCTGCTTTCTTCTGAACTGGGGATCAAAGATTTATTTTACCTGTGCCTGGTCAAGAAAAAGAGTTCAGACAAAATCCAGATCTTAAAAGAGCTTCATCTGAACCACCAGCAAGCCCCGCATGCCAATGCTATGAATGAGCACTACTGCAGAAGATGGATTGCAGTAAAAAACCTCCATCATCTGAAGGAGAATGAAACGCTTACAGATGCTCAGATCTCTCATTACAAGGATCAGGGAGTAAGCTATCTTGTGATTTCAACTTCACAGAAAAATCCGTTTTCTGACGGAAGCAACAGAAGCTACTGCCTTGGAATATTACTGAACACTCAGACCATTAAAAAGATTGGTTTTATAAAATCTCCAACTTTAAAAACAGTCAATGTAGGAGTTACGTGCGAATCGTGCAGTATTCCGGATTGTGAAGTGAGGCAGGCCCCGCCGGTACGGCTGGAAAAGGAACATTTTAACCTGAGTATGAAGAACGCGATTGAGAAGATCAGAAAACAAATGACGATTGATAGTTGATAGTTGATAGTTGATAGTTGATAGTTGATAGTTGATAGTTGATAGTTGCAAAATTAAAGCTTCTATATCTAACCTTTATTTTCTATCTTCTTATTTTAAAAAAACACACATGATACTAGATTTATTTTTCCCCAACCGCTGTATTCATTGCAGCCGGATTATCGATGCAGATCTTTTAGTCTGCGATTTATGTTTTGAACAAATCCATTTTACCCACTTTGATTATTTGAGTGAAAATATCATCAAAGAAAGGTGCAGACTCCTCTTTCCGGTTGAGAAGACGTATGCTCTGATGAAATTTGAACAAGATGGGTTAAGCCGGAAACTCATCCATGAACTGAAATACAAAAGCCGGGAAACCGCCGGAAAAACTCTTGCCCAATGGACCGCAGAACGTCTGGATTTCAAAGATGAAAAACCTGACGTATTGGTATCTGTTCCGCTTCATCCGAAAAAATTAAAAGAAAGAGGTTACAATCAGCTGCATTTATTCACAGAGACTCTCTCAGAGTTATACCACATTCCGTTTGAACATGAATTAGTTCAAAGAAATCATTATTCAAAAGCACAGGCTCTAAAAGATAAGAAACACCGGCTGGATACAGTGAATCCTTTTTCTCTTTCAAAACCAGTCTCCGGAAAGCATATTCTTTTGGTTGATGATGTTTTCACGACAGGAAATACGGTATCATCTATTGCATGGGAAATTTTGAATGCCGGAGATAATAAAGTGAGTGTTTTGGTGATGGCGGTGGATGTGTAGGAGTTTGAGCGTTTCGGGATGCATATTTTAAGGTGCGGGTTATCATCTTGTCTTTGTGTCCAGACACTCAATCTCTTAGCCCTACACCCTAAAAGTTATAAAACACTCATTGCCACAGACTCAATTCTTTTTACTAATTTTCCGGCAAACTATTGATCATGAAAAATCTGCTTTTGCTGCACGGCGCATTGGGACACAGTGACATTTTTAAGCCTTATGAAAAGGAGCTGTCAAAATATTTTACTATCCATACGCTTTTATTCTCAGGACACGGAAATACGGAGATTCCTGAAAACGGCATCAGTATTGAAAAATATGCTGAAGAGTTAAAAAATTATCTAGATGAAGAAGATTTAAAGGACGTTTATATTTTCGGCCACAGCATGGGAGGTTACGCAGCACTTTGTTGTGCTTTACAGCATCCGGAAAGAATTGATTCCATTATGACCTTAGGCACAAAATTCGACTGGACTGAGGAGCAGGCTTTAAAGGAAAGTAAAATGCTTGACCCGGAAACTATTCTTCTGAAAATCCCCAAATATGCTGAACAGCTGGAAAATCAGCATGGTACAAAATGGAAAGAGCTACTTCCTGCCATTGCAAAAATGATGGTTTCGCTGGGGAAAAATCCGCCACTGAACGAAAGCAGTCTTTGGGCTATAAATATTCCTGTACAAATTATGACGGGAGATAAAGACAATATGGTCAGTATAGAAGAAAGTATAAGTGCTTACCGCAGTATCCCCAATGCAAAATTGGCCATACTTCCGGATACCAAGCATCCTATGGAAAAAGTACGGCCCAATTTATTATTTGATCTGATGAAAGATTTCTGGAATCTCTCTTAATTTATCGTTGAAGTTTTTCGCCGTAACTTAAATCTCCGGCATCACCAAGTCCTGGTGTGATGTATCCTTTTGAAGTTAATCCTTCATCAATAGCTCCCACCCATATTTTTGCATCAGGATAAGCTTTTTCGATGGTTTCAACTCCCTGTCTGGAAGCGATTGCAGCAACAATATGCAGCTGAGTAGGCGTTCCGTTGGTTAAAAGGTCTTTGATGGCTTCAATTAAAGAGGCTCCTGTCGCCAGCATCGGATCGGCTACAATTAATGGTCTTCCTTCGATACTCGGACAGGTAAGATAATCCTGTTTGATAGAGAAGTAATCATTGGCATCGTGCTTTCTGTAGGCTGCAACAAAACCGCAGTCTGCTCTGTCCAGATAGCTCAGAATCCCTTCAAATAAAGGCA includes:
- the upp gene encoding uracil phosphoribosyltransferase — encoded protein: MNTIVLSKQFSLVNSWINELRNIDIQHDRMRFRRNMERIGEIAAFEISKGLEYKEVEIQTPLDKIKVQEIAVQPVITTILRAGVPLFEGILSYLDRADCGFVAAYRKHDANDYFSIKQDYLTCPSIEGRPLIVADPMLATGASLIEAIKDLLTNGTPTQLHIVAAIASRQGVETIEKAYPDAKIWVGAIDEGLTSKGYITPGLGDAGDLSYGEKLQR
- a CDS encoding ComF family protein yields the protein MILDLFFPNRCIHCSRIIDADLLVCDLCFEQIHFTHFDYLSENIIKERCRLLFPVEKTYALMKFEQDGLSRKLIHELKYKSRETAGKTLAQWTAERLDFKDEKPDVLVSVPLHPKKLKERGYNQLHLFTETLSELYHIPFEHELVQRNHYSKAQALKDKKHRLDTVNPFSLSKPVSGKHILLVDDVFTTGNTVSSIAWEILNAGDNKVSVLVMAVDV
- a CDS encoding helix-turn-helix domain-containing protein, with the protein product MNSESDFIKTVFGLKLKQLRQKKNWSLQDLAVKTGLSKSYLNEIENGKKYPKHDKIIQLSESLSCTFDELVSTKLDKSLAPFNEILQSDFFKEVPLDLFGISKNNLISIISDAPKKVTAFINALIEISQNYNLGKERFYFAVLRSFQELYDNHFPEIEEKTVEFIKENGLDISKDLRASVLEKILIEKFHYTIRSEDFEQFGTLDNLRSLFIPEQKLLLLNQKLEKDQRTFILAKEIGFNVLELKIRPNTYSWLDFGSFEEILNNFYASYFAGALLISKKQALEKTSEFLLQHTWEPKSFEELIESFTDSPETFYYRLTNLLSSELGIKDLFYLCLVKKKSSDKIQILKELHLNHQQAPHANAMNEHYCRRWIAVKNLHHLKENETLTDAQISHYKDQGVSYLVISTSQKNPFSDGSNRSYCLGILLNTQTIKKIGFIKSPTLKTVNVGVTCESCSIPDCEVRQAPPVRLEKEHFNLSMKNAIEKIRKQMTIDS
- a CDS encoding alpha/beta fold hydrolase, whose amino-acid sequence is MKNLLLLHGALGHSDIFKPYEKELSKYFTIHTLLFSGHGNTEIPENGISIEKYAEELKNYLDEEDLKDVYIFGHSMGGYAALCCALQHPERIDSIMTLGTKFDWTEEQALKESKMLDPETILLKIPKYAEQLENQHGTKWKELLPAIAKMMVSLGKNPPLNESSLWAINIPVQIMTGDKDNMVSIEESISAYRSIPNAKLAILPDTKHPMEKVRPNLLFDLMKDFWNLS